Within Citrus sinensis cultivar Valencia sweet orange chromosome 1, DVS_A1.0, whole genome shotgun sequence, the genomic segment CGTGCAATTGCAGTGTTTTTTTAGTTAGCCATACCTTCCTCACATGGAAGCCCAATTAGGTTGTTAATTGGGTGAAacctatttttatttggtaGATTCACAGTGATAGATTTGTAGATGGATTGCTTAACTACCCGTGTGTTATAATTCTAATTGCCTATGCGATTCTTCAGGTCCAGTGTAATGTCTTTGAAGGTGCCACTGGAGAGGTTGCTCTGACAGCAGGTGGTGGGTTGAGGCAACTACCTGTATTGGACAGCTTTGAAAATGCTGCAATGGTAATTTCCTTGGCAATTTCTGtacctttctttctttgatgCTGTCTATTTATTGTATTCTGAATACGTACGGTCTCCCCTAAGAAGAAGCTAAGGAGCATACATGATATATAAGCACAAACATACGTTTTGATGTGTTAACATTAATGTGGCTGACCTGACTTAATAGTTTACCATACTGTCAAGGGGACTTAGGTGCCTGAACTTAGGTTTGTTGTCAAATTGTAGTTAACTTTGCCTTGATATATTCGGAGCCAGTCATCTGTTCAGTCTCCAACAAGTAGGGACCAATTTCTTCCACACGTATGTTAACATCTTCACTGTGCAGATTGGAATACACTATGATGGAATTTTATATGAGTTTGTGCCATGGAATGGTGTGGTAAGTTGGGAGATTTCGCAATGGGGTTACTGGTACTTTGCTGCTGAGAACCAGACACATATGGTAATTTTATCTCTTGCCTATGTGTTCTTCCTTCTTATATAATTGTCCCAAAGATGACAATACAAACCTATTTTTGGTAGTAGTCTTCCTATGAATTGAGCCTCAGTCTTGATTTAgacaagtttatttatttattattgtctGTCAGGTTGAGCTAAAGGCAACAACAAAGTATCCAGGCACAACATTGCGTGCTCCAACTTCGGAAGCTGGCCTCGCTCCAGCTTGTAAAGATACTTGTTTTGGTGAGCTAACATTGCAACTATGGGAACGAAGATATGATGGCACCAAGGGAAAGGTGTGTTCTGCTTTCATAGGATTTGGTCTTTGAAATGCAACTTCTTTTCGGCTTATTTTGCAATTCTCTTGTTTAAAACTGTAGATGATATTGGACGTTACAAGTGACATGGCGGCATTAGAAGTTGGAGGAGGACCATGGTTCAATACTTGGAAAGCTAAGACTGCTACACCAGAGCTTCTTAGACGCACTCTTAATGTTCCTGTTGACGTGGACGGCTTGTTTGGTTTTGTTCCGTTCTTTAAACCCCCTGGTCTGTAGCCTGATTCCCGGAGGAGCATTTTGTAAAGCATCTATAGGAGAATGTAATAACAACCATCgcttaaaattacaatatagCAGAATTTCTATTAggaaagatgaagatgagtatACTATTACAAACCATCAAAGCGCTGGTCCTATAGTGCATTTGACGTACTTGCTATTACTTAAAAAGAGTTCTCAGAGTCCTAGTTATGTGCATGCTACAAACAATTTTAGACTTTGTGGAGAAATGGGGAACTAACATTCCTCCTCCATGCCGTCCTTATCATCGAACGCAGTACCGACTCGTCCTTTAAAAGGACCATAAGCCTTGCAGCAAGcaagataatataaaaaattagccATGCTCAAAGCTGTGAGAAGCCAGTAATAGTAATCATAATGACCCTTGTTGATATTACTAGGAATCCAGCCTCCATTTCCTCCTCTTTTGGTAATATCATCGACTGCATTCATGATCAAACTCGCTACCAAGTTTGCCGCTGACAACCCCGCTCCCGAAAGCGTGGAGGCTATGCTAGACATGCTTTTAGGCAACTCGGTGTAGTAGAACTCCGTCTGCCCAATCATGTTGAAAGCCATGGCCAAGCCGCTGAGCACGAGATAAGGTAGTTGCCACATTGCTGACATTTGCACCACAGCTCGCAGGTCATCTGAAATTCCTTCATTGATTGCAATACTACGGCGAGCGGCCTCTACGATTGCCCATGCTGTCATTGATGCAGTGGAGAAAAGCAGTCCAATCCCCATCCTCAGTTTCAAGCTTAGTTGACAAGGTTTTCCTTTGATTTTTGATGCTAAAGGGAGAACGGCACGATCATAGAGACCGATCCATATGGTCAGAGTTAAAATCGCAAATATATTGAAGGAGCCAGATGGGATCTCAAAGTTGGGAGTAACGTGTCGGTCCATGGAACTTGCCTGGAGCACCAGAAATGAACTTTGGCTGATGGTCACAGCAATCATTATTCCAGTAGACCATATAGGAATTACCTTGATCAATGCTTTTAACTCCTCTACCTGTTCTACGGTACAAAGACTGTTTGGATTTGAGGCTCTTCCATCTGGAGTCAAGTCTTGCTCAGGATGTTTCGCCATGCAAGCTTTGTTCAAAAACCTGGAAACGCATGGCAGCAAATGAGTTGTAGtgtattattatatcattcatTTTCAATAACATCTCGTAGCACTAGATACCTTAAATTTTCACTTGGCATGAGACGCATTGATCCTTTCCCGTGATGGTACATTTCTTCCGTGGCTTGAGTAGGTAACTTTGTCCGTCGATTTTTAAACGATGCCACAAGGACTTGGGTTAATCCGGGTAGCAAGCTCGTGTTAGCTTTCGACTTGACATAAAAGGGAGAAGccagaaaaaaagaaagagctGATAACAGCATTATCACAGCAGGAACTCCAAACCCTACCTTCCAACCCAAGTTATCTTGAATGTAAACAATACAAGTCACGGCAACGATAGATGAAGCGGAGACAAAAACATAGTACCAGCTGAAGTAACTCTGTAAGGCACCTTTACTTTTGGTGCCGTCTCCCTTGTCCAACTGTTCAGCACCAAAGGCTAAAGAGGAAGACCGTATGCCCCCGCTTCCGAGTGACATGAGGCCAAAAGCAAAATACAAGGGCATCAATTGAGACCATGTAGCGGATTCACAACCGTTTCTTAGTTGGTCACAAGCTGGAGGCTTCGCCCCGGGTAGAATTGTAGTCGACCATAGCAAAACCATCCCCTGTTAAGTGTTAATTAGACATTTAGGCTTTCTTTAGTATAGTTTTtcaaatagagtttttataaatagaacttataaccaaaaaaaaaaaattaattatttagttgttaatgaaaacttttattaaatattataaaattattttaatagataaattttttaaaattatgttatgaaaataatgaaataaaattattaaatgagtaaAAGATATTCTAAACATTATAACATTTAAGAAAAACTTTCAAccaataaaaactcaaattttattaatagaggcaaaataatttatttaatttttaaattttgataagaatttataaaattaaataagtacttaTGATTATTAGATaagttatataaaaaaaaatcacttattCCTTTATCTAAATGTTAATCTAACGTACATCAGTAATCTAATCCAATTAAGTGAGTCTTGGGAGTCTAAGAAGGTCAATCCTCTTAAGTAGATGGCACGATTTTGAGCTAGGGGTCCTCGCTAGGTGTGACTACTTGCACACTTCCAGTTAGAAGTGGTTTTGAtaccattttcaattaattttc encodes:
- the LOC102615319 gene encoding protein NRT1/ PTR FAMILY 1.2 isoform X2 translates to MITEPLLINKNPKGGLRTLPFIIANEAFERMATVGFTPNMILYLCREYNMETTAATNIIFIWTAATNFLPIVGALLADSYVGRYRMIGFGCFTCLLGMVLLWSTTILPGAKPPACDQLRNGCESATWSQLMPLYFAFGLMSLGSGGIRSSSLAFGAEQLDKGDGTKSKGALQSYFSWYYVFVSASSIVAVTCIVYIQDNLGWKVGFGVPAVIMLLSALSFFLASPFYVKSKANTSLLPGLTQVLVASFKNRRTKLPTQATEEMYHHGKGSMRLMPSENLRFLNKACMAKHPEQDLTPDGRASNPNSLCTVEQVEELKALIKASSMDRHVTPNFEIPSGSFNIFAILTLTIWIGLYDRAVLPLASKIKGKPCQLSLKLRMGIGLLFSTASMTAWAIVEAARRSIAINEGISDDLRAVVQMSAMWQLPYLVLSGLAMAFNMIGQTEFYYTELPKSMSSIASTLSGAGLSAANLVASLIMNAVDDITKRGGNGGWIPSNINKGHYDYYYWLLTALSMANFLYYLACCKAYGPFKGRVGTAFDDKDGMEEEC
- the LOC102615319 gene encoding protein NRT1/ PTR FAMILY 1.2 isoform X1; the encoded protein is MITEPLLINKNPKGGLRTLPFIIANEAFERMATVGFTPNMILYLCREYNMETTAATNIIFIWTAATNFLPIVGALLADSYVGRYRMIGFGCFTCLLGMVLLWSTTILPGAKPPACDQLRNGCESATWSQLMPLYFAFGLMSLGSGGIRSSSLAFGAEQLDKGDGTKSKGALQSYFSWYYVFVSASSIVAVTCIVYIQDNLGWKVGFGVPAVIMLLSALSFFLASPFYVKSKANTSLLPGLTQVLVASFKNRRTKLPTQATEEMYHHGKGSMRLMPSENLRFLNKACMAKHPEQDLTPDGRASNPNSLCTVEQVEELKALIKVIPIWSTGIMIAVTISQSSFLVLQASSMDRHVTPNFEIPSGSFNIFAILTLTIWIGLYDRAVLPLASKIKGKPCQLSLKLRMGIGLLFSTASMTAWAIVEAARRSIAINEGISDDLRAVVQMSAMWQLPYLVLSGLAMAFNMIGQTEFYYTELPKSMSSIASTLSGAGLSAANLVASLIMNAVDDITKRGGNGGWIPSNINKGHYDYYYWLLTALSMANFLYYLACCKAYGPFKGRVGTAFDDKDGMEEEC
- the LOC102615319 gene encoding protein NRT1/ PTR FAMILY 1.2 isoform X3, whose amino-acid sequence is MITEPLLINKNPKGGLRTLPFIIANEAFERMATVGFTPNMILYLCREYNMETTAATNIIFIWTAATNFLPIVGALLADSYVGRYRMIGFGCFTCLLGMVLLWSTTILPGAKPPACDQLRNGCESATWSQLMPLYFAFGLMSLGSGGIRSSSLAFGAEQLDKGDGTKSKGALQSYFSWYYVFVSASSIVAVTCIVYIQDNLGWKVGFGVPAVIMLLSALSFFLASPFYVKSKANTSLLPGLTQVLVASFKNRRTKLPTQATEEMYHHGKGSMRLMPSENLRFLNKACMAKHPEQDLTPDGRASNPNSLCTVEQASSMDRHVTPNFEIPSGSFNIFAILTLTIWIGLYDRAVLPLASKIKGKPCQLSLKLRMGIGLLFSTASMTAWAIVEAARRSIAINEGISDDLRAVVQMSAMWQLPYLVLSGLAMAFNMIGQTEFYYTELPKSMSSIASTLSGAGLSAANLVASLIMNAVDDITKRGGNGGWIPSNINKGHYDYYYWLLTALSMANFLYYLACCKAYGPFKGRVGTAFDDKDGMEEEC